Proteins encoded by one window of Engraulis encrasicolus isolate BLACKSEA-1 chromosome 23, IST_EnEncr_1.0, whole genome shotgun sequence:
- the LOC134440255 gene encoding uncharacterized protein LOC134440255, with translation MRLRDFFCCCLPAPGENIDDDQRSRDTKVDNSNKKKSGRGIWKRLANPSKKKLRKEAKQLRNQMADRKRKEVHVMDIISEYEEEPVKPPRPRPVKWETLYENVEDIRIENVVFHKAWVHATQHSQDVVSPEEHVGMPEEDTARVKAEIPLSIGLLESVYANLSSGIDMDLLRLLEQLSKDLSKGDSSGGDQPSQASESPVLVPNAGDRELAQEHLTIHEEDEKEKEKEDDKEKEKEKEKEGVLLEEERRLQLMTWFQQGGLAIFNTVTAAAAQMKHVVALLLSNFFVPIMQKLNSFINI, from the exons ATGAGACTTCGAGATTTTTTCTGTTGCTGCCTACCTGCTCCTGGAGAGAACATTGATGATGATCAGAGATCAAGGGACACTAAGGTAGACAACAGCAACAAGAAGAAATCCGGCAGAGGAATTTGGAAGAGACTGGCTAACCCAAGCAAGAAAAAACTAAGAAAAGAGGCCAAGCAACTGAGAAATCAAATGGCCGATAGAAAGAGGAAGGAGGTCCATGTGATGGATATTATTTCTGAGTATGAAGAAGAACCTGTGAAGCCCCCACGTCCACGTCCAGTGAAGTGGGAGACTCTTTATGAGAATGTGGAGGACATCAGGATTGAGAACGTGGTCTTCCACAAGGCCTGGGTCCATGCTACCCAGCACAGCCAGGATGTTGTCAGCCCAGAAGAACATGTGGGGATGCCTGAGGAAGACACAGCCCGGGTCAAGGCTGAGATTCCACTCAGTATTGGCCTGCTGGAGTCCGTCTATGCCAACTTGTCCT CTGGCATTGACATGGATCTACTGCGTCTCCTGGAGCAACTCTCCAAGGATTTGTCCAAAGGAGATAGCA GCGGAGGTGATCAGCCTTCCCAGGCCAGTGAGAGCCCTGTGCTGGTCCCCAACGCTGGAGACCGAGAGCTGGCGCAGGAGCATCTGACCATCcatgaggaggatgagaaagagaaggagaaggaggatgacaaggagaaggagaaggagaaggagaaggagggcgttctcttggaggaggagaggaggctacaGCTGATGACTTGGTTCCAACAAGGAGGACTGGCTATTTTCAATACAGTAACAGCAGCGGCAGCCCAGATGAAACATGTTGTGGCACTATTGCTTAGCAATTTTTTTGTGCCAATTATGCAGAAACTGAATTCGTTCATCAATATTTAA